One window from the genome of Prochlorococcus marinus XMU1411 encodes:
- a CDS encoding DNA polymerase III subunit delta': MIEFKKNNVLFNEEVDKCLNNIIQKKSFANGYIFYGAEGVGKKQTALKFINEIFKQSSPGDNIEERINNNNHPDFLIIEPSNISESNRSKSSYLEKTSKSGSEIIKIAQIRNIKTFLGQKSINAETKIVLIIDAHLLNEAASNCILKTLEEPSNGIFIFLTSKLNLLLDTIISRCQIIRFRSFSSKQIKSLLKDYPNSSKFNINTKLNIEDLINSANGSPDQLLKNIEIWNELSDEITSKLDFPIKNSLEILEASKLISEQLEIYQQICLVNLIQIIWWRKTKNIDLVKKLENLKFHLRKNIQPRLAWEITLLKISVEDI, from the coding sequence ATGATTGAGTTTAAAAAAAATAATGTCTTATTTAATGAAGAAGTTGATAAATGTCTAAACAACATAATTCAAAAAAAATCATTTGCCAATGGTTACATATTTTATGGTGCTGAAGGGGTAGGAAAAAAACAAACTGCTTTAAAATTTATTAACGAGATTTTCAAACAATCTTCTCCAGGAGACAATATTGAAGAGAGAATTAACAACAATAACCATCCTGATTTTCTAATTATCGAACCTAGTAATATCTCGGAATCTAACAGATCAAAAAGTTCCTATCTTGAAAAAACATCAAAAAGTGGATCTGAAATTATTAAGATTGCTCAAATACGAAATATCAAAACTTTTCTTGGTCAAAAATCAATAAACGCAGAAACAAAAATAGTTTTAATTATTGATGCACACCTTTTAAACGAAGCAGCCTCAAATTGCATTTTAAAAACTTTAGAAGAACCAAGTAATGGAATTTTTATTTTTTTAACATCCAAATTAAATCTTCTTTTAGATACTATTATCTCAAGATGTCAAATAATCAGATTTCGATCGTTTTCTAGTAAACAAATAAAGTCTCTTTTAAAAGATTATCCAAATTCTTCTAAATTTAATATTAATACAAAATTAAATATTGAAGATTTAATAAATTCTGCAAATGGCTCTCCAGATCAATTATTGAAAAATATTGAAATTTGGAATGAATTATCAGATGAAATTACAAGTAAATTAGATTTTCCAATAAAAAATAGTCTAGAAATACTTGAAGCATCTAAATTAATATCTGAACAATTAGAAATTTATCAACAGATTTGTTTAGTCAATTTGATACAAATTATTTGGTGGAGAAAGACAAAAAATATTGATCTAGTAAAAAAACTTGAAAATTTAAAATTTCACTTAAGAAAAAATATACAGCCAAGATTGGCATGGGAAATTACTCTTTTAAAAATTTCAGTAGAAGATATATAA
- the tmk gene encoding dTMP kinase — translation MKGKFIVIEGIDGCGKTTQIDELSKWLPNSGLIKKGSKLITTREPGGSLLGKKLRGLILDNNKHNKPSSLAELLLYSADRAEHVSKIISPALNENNWVISDRFSDSTLAYQGYGRNINLEIIKQIESIVCQGEYPDLTFFLEITPEESIFRRKNEIPDRIESEGIRFLEKVNEGFKLIAREKKWKVISASQNIKTISDQIKETLLNNFSNNK, via the coding sequence ATGAAAGGAAAATTTATCGTTATTGAGGGTATTGATGGATGTGGTAAAACAACCCAAATAGATGAACTATCCAAATGGCTACCTAATAGTGGTTTAATAAAAAAAGGGTCTAAATTAATCACAACTAGAGAGCCAGGAGGCAGTCTTTTAGGAAAAAAACTTAGAGGTTTAATTCTCGATAACAACAAACATAATAAGCCTTCATCGCTTGCGGAATTATTGCTTTATTCAGCTGATAGAGCTGAACACGTATCAAAGATTATTTCCCCTGCTCTAAATGAAAATAATTGGGTAATTAGTGATAGATTTTCTGATTCCACTCTGGCTTATCAAGGTTATGGAAGAAACATAAATTTAGAAATCATTAAACAAATTGAATCTATTGTGTGTCAAGGAGAATATCCTGACCTAACTTTCTTCTTAGAAATTACTCCAGAAGAGAGCATATTCAGAAGAAAAAATGAAATTCCAGATAGAATAGAATCTGAAGGTATTAGATTTTTAGAGAAAGTAAATGAAGGATTCAAATTAATTGCCAGAGAAAAAAAATGGAAAGTAATATCTGCCTCTCAAAATATTAAAACTATTTCTGATCAAATTAAAGAGACATTATTAAATAATTTTTCTAATAACAAATGA
- a CDS encoding heavy metal translocating P-type ATPase, with the protein MESIQLNVTGMKCGGCVSTVEKILNNSDGIENVSVNLLTESAYFEITQKHIEIERVLENLKENGFPSKIYINDFSKKINRAELEKKKKWNNQWKKLTFALLLLLFSGLGHLAEGRYINFPILGNIFFHASLATLALLFPGRGIIINGFKSFIKNHPDMDSLVALGVISAYTTSLLSLIFPATGFPCFFNEPVMLLGFILIGRFLEERARYQTGSSIGELLDLQPEMASIYTEDNQIKSIRVNTLRPDQEIQVLAGDRVPADCIVTQGNSYVDVSHITGESKPIEVKEGENLSSGSLNLNSTLRLKVQKVGGDSSLAKLVNLIESVNARKPRIQRIADEIAGKFTYFVLIFATLTFFFWWKGARNIWPDLLSHNHQLITHSSHTLHSSLGSNAENFLSLAIQLSIAVLVIACPCALGLATPTVITVASGKAAKKGVLFKGGDKIEMASKINYIIFDKTGTLTKGKPFIVDYKNNDDHSFLLRIAASLEKESRHPIADALIQEAKKQNLSLFPIKKIFTHSGRGISGELESIDGLINIGNIEWLLSKGIIIDSDAKKVIENEETKTNTIIGVSIKDKLLGFIFLGDLLRDDSIKTVQKLRENKFKINILSGDRKQTVLALAKKIGCKETEVKWDLLPEMKLKTIENLKINNKVAMIGDGINDVPALASSDLGIAVGSGTQIAKANADVVLMGDQLNGLPYALNLAKKTIRKIKQNLTWAFGYNLLAIPLAAGILFPKYGILLTPSIAALLMATSSITVVINALSLD; encoded by the coding sequence ATGGAGAGCATTCAATTAAACGTGACAGGAATGAAGTGCGGGGGTTGTGTAAGTACTGTTGAAAAAATATTGAATAATTCTGATGGTATTGAAAATGTTTCTGTTAACTTGCTTACTGAAAGTGCATATTTCGAAATTACTCAGAAACATATAGAAATAGAAAGAGTTCTCGAAAATCTAAAAGAAAATGGTTTCCCATCAAAGATTTACATAAATGATTTTTCAAAAAAAATAAATAGAGCAGAATTAGAAAAAAAAAAGAAGTGGAATAATCAATGGAAAAAACTAACTTTTGCTCTATTACTCTTATTATTTTCAGGTTTAGGTCATCTAGCAGAAGGAAGATATATAAATTTTCCAATATTAGGTAATATATTTTTTCACGCTTCATTAGCAACGTTAGCCCTATTATTTCCTGGCAGAGGAATAATTATTAATGGATTTAAATCATTTATTAAGAATCATCCGGATATGGATTCTTTAGTAGCTCTGGGAGTAATTAGCGCATATACAACAAGTCTTCTATCCTTAATATTTCCTGCCACTGGTTTTCCTTGTTTTTTTAATGAACCAGTAATGCTTTTAGGCTTCATACTCATTGGGCGTTTTTTAGAAGAAAGAGCAAGATATCAAACTGGTTCATCCATTGGAGAATTATTAGATCTTCAACCGGAAATGGCAAGTATCTATACAGAAGACAACCAAATAAAGTCAATAAGAGTAAACACTTTAAGACCTGATCAAGAGATTCAAGTTTTAGCAGGAGACAGAGTACCTGCTGACTGCATTGTTACTCAAGGTAATTCATACGTTGATGTTTCACACATTACTGGAGAATCCAAACCTATTGAGGTAAAAGAAGGCGAAAATCTATCTAGTGGGTCTTTAAATCTTAATTCCACTCTTAGACTTAAAGTACAAAAGGTCGGGGGAGATTCTTCTCTGGCAAAACTAGTAAATCTTATTGAGTCTGTAAACGCTAGAAAACCTCGCATTCAAAGGATTGCTGATGAAATTGCAGGCAAATTTACTTACTTTGTACTTATTTTTGCTACTTTAACCTTCTTCTTTTGGTGGAAGGGAGCAAGAAACATTTGGCCAGATTTATTAAGTCATAATCATCAATTGATCACTCACTCAAGCCATACACTTCATAGTTCTCTGGGTAGTAATGCTGAGAATTTCCTTAGTTTAGCCATTCAATTGTCAATTGCCGTCTTAGTAATAGCTTGTCCTTGTGCATTAGGTTTAGCCACCCCAACTGTAATAACTGTTGCATCAGGCAAAGCAGCAAAAAAAGGAGTTTTATTTAAAGGCGGGGATAAAATAGAGATGGCTTCAAAAATTAATTACATTATTTTTGACAAAACTGGCACTTTAACAAAAGGTAAGCCGTTCATTGTTGATTATAAAAATAATGATGATCATTCATTTTTATTAAGAATAGCTGCCAGTTTAGAAAAGGAAAGTAGACATCCAATCGCAGATGCCTTAATTCAAGAGGCAAAAAAACAAAATTTAAGTTTATTTCCAATAAAAAAAATTTTCACTCATTCAGGTCGAGGTATTTCTGGAGAACTAGAGTCAATTGATGGACTTATTAATATTGGAAATATTGAATGGCTTCTAAGTAAAGGAATAATTATTGATAGTGATGCCAAAAAAGTCATTGAAAATGAAGAGACAAAAACCAACACTATCATTGGAGTAAGTATCAAAGACAAGTTATTAGGCTTTATCTTCCTAGGAGATTTACTCAGAGATGATTCAATTAAGACAGTTCAAAAGTTGAGAGAAAACAAATTTAAAATTAATATTTTAAGTGGTGATAGGAAACAAACAGTTTTAGCTTTAGCAAAAAAAATTGGTTGTAAAGAAACAGAAGTAAAATGGGATCTTCTTCCTGAAATGAAGCTAAAGACTATAGAAAATTTAAAAATTAATAATAAAGTAGCAATGATTGGTGATGGTATTAATGATGTCCCAGCCTTAGCATCTTCAGACTTAGGAATTGCGGTGGGATCAGGGACTCAAATAGCCAAGGCGAATGCAGATGTAGTTTTGATGGGAGATCAATTAAATGGATTACCCTACGCTTTAAATCTTGCAAAAAAAACTATAAGAAAAATAAAGCAAAATCTAACATGGGCTTTTGGTTACAACTTACTAGCTATACCTTTAGCCGCTGGCATTTTATTCCCTAAATACGGTATTCTTCTTACTCCCTCAATAGCAGCATTATTGATGGCTACTAGTTCAATTACAGTTGTAATTAATGCTTTATCTTTGGATTAA